In Electrophorus electricus isolate fEleEle1 chromosome 1, fEleEle1.pri, whole genome shotgun sequence, a single window of DNA contains:
- the LOC113580272 gene encoding ferritin, middle subunit-like isoform X1 — translation METSQIRQNYHRDCEAAINKMINMELYASYTYSSMGFYFSRDDVALEGFSHFFKENSHEEREHAEKFMSFQNKRGGRIFLQDVKKPERDEWGTGLEAMQCALQLEKNVNQALLDLHKIATEKADPHLCDFLESEYLNEQVEMIKKLGDHITNLSKMDAGNNRMAEYLFDKHTLGSKS, via the exons atggagacttctcagatTCGTCAGAACTACCACCGCGACTGCGAGGCGGCCATCAACAAGATGATAAACATGGAGCTTTACGCCTCCTACACCTACAGCTCGATG GGTTTCTACTTCTCTCGCGATGACGTCGCCCTCGAGGGTTTCTCCCATTTCTTCAAGGAGAACAGTCACGAGGAACGTGAGCACGCGGAGAAGTTCATGTCCTTCCAGAACAAGAGGGGCGGCCGCATTTTCCTCCAGGATGTCAAG AAACCTGAGCGAGATGAGTGGGGCACCGGACTGGAGGCTATGCAGTGTGCTCTGCAGCTGGAGAAGAACGTGAACCAGGCTCTGCTGGACCTGCACAAGATTGCCACTGAGAAGGCTGACCCTCAT ctGTGTGACTTCCTGGAGTCTGAGTACCTGAATGAGCAGGTGGAGATGATCAAGAAGCTGGGTGACCACATCACCAACCTCAGCAAGATGGACGCTGGCAACAACAGGATGGCCGAGTACCTGTTTGACAAGCACACCCTGGGCAGCAAGAGCTAA
- the LOC113580250 gene encoding ferritin, middle subunit-like, translated as METSQIRQNYHRDCEAAINKMINMELYASYTYSSMGFYFSRDDVALEGFAHFFKENSHEEREHAEKFMSFQNKRGGRIFLQDVKKPERDEWGTGLEAMQCALQLEKKVNQALLDLHKLGSEKADPHLCDFLESEYLNEQVEMIKKLGDHITNLSKMDAGNNRMAEYLFDKHTLGSKS; from the exons atggagacttctcagatTCGTCAGAACTACCACCGCGACTGCGAGGCGGCCATCAACAAGATGATAAACATGGAGCTTTACGCCTCCTACACCTACAGCTCGATG GGTTTCTACTTCTCTCGCGATGACGTCGCCCTCGAGGGTTTCGCCCATTTCTTCAAGGAGAACAGCCACGAGGAACGTGAGCACGCGGAGAAGTTCATGTCCTTCCAGAACAAGAGGGGCGGCCGCATTTTCCTCCAGGATGTCAAG AAACCTGAGCGAGATGAGTGGGGCACCGGACTGGAGGCTATGCAGTGTGCTCTGCAGCTGGAGAAGAAGGTGAACCAGGCTCTGCTGGACCTGCACAAGCTCGGCTCTGAGAAGGCTGACCCTCAT CTGTGTGACTTCCTGGAGTCCGAGTACCTGAATGAGCAGGTGGAGATGATCAAGAAGCTGGGTGACCACATCACCAACCTCAGCAAGATGGACGCTGGCAACAACAGGATGGCCGAGTACCTGTTTGACAAGCACAC